The following proteins are encoded in a genomic region of Alistipes shahii WAL 8301:
- a CDS encoding DUF3408 domain-containing protein: MDSLKETDKPAPNPSKHPRIEVDEELMRQMIAGQAPLDSKVVRRIPEPEEEDTDTPEGNTSETVSGASAPTAEKTDVDTQTTTGKESAGFRRKKLALPDFERMFFAPVDCRNRSAIYVSTQTKCKVSAILHLLGDDTTRLTALADNMLRFVMDIYSDELNYLHEKKNNRRPF; the protein is encoded by the coding sequence ATGGATTCATTAAAAGAAACTGACAAACCCGCACCCAATCCTTCTAAACATCCCCGTATCGAAGTCGACGAGGAGTTGATGCGTCAGATGATCGCCGGACAGGCCCCTTTGGATTCGAAAGTCGTCCGCAGGATTCCCGAACCGGAAGAGGAAGATACGGACACTCCCGAGGGAAACACATCGGAAACGGTATCCGGAGCATCGGCACCGACTGCTGAGAAAACAGACGTCGACACCCAAACGACTACTGGAAAGGAGTCGGCCGGATTCCGGCGTAAAAAGCTCGCGCTTCCGGATTTCGAACGCATGTTCTTCGCTCCGGTGGATTGCCGTAATCGCTCTGCGATCTATGTCAGTACCCAAACCAAGTGCAAAGTGTCGGCAATCCTCCACCTGCTGGGAGACGATACGACAAGGCTTACGGCATTGGCCGACAATATGCTGCGGTTCGTCATGGACATTTACAGCGACGAGTTGAATTATCTCCACGAGAAGAAGAACAACAGACGGCCGTTTTGA
- a CDS encoding RNA polymerase sigma-70 factor yields the protein MYRILSMDTASSFSQQLFEQLFRQYKRKYLLIANSYVRDSKTAEDIVHDSFMAVWEHRDNINGANIEAYLYKVIRNNCLMYRRNQQIGQAVYEQIKLKERSAMDYYTRAIESCDPDILFRNEILEICRAQLEQMPELTQQIFKARRLEGKSYKEIAEQFGIPQKKVDKQLQQAVTKLRRALKDFFSIIFI from the coding sequence GTGTATAGAATACTCTCTATGGACACAGCTTCGTCGTTCTCACAGCAACTTTTCGAGCAGCTATTCCGTCAATACAAGCGGAAATACCTGCTCATAGCCAACAGCTATGTGCGGGATTCCAAAACGGCAGAAGATATCGTGCACGACAGTTTCATGGCCGTATGGGAACATCGCGACAACATTAACGGGGCGAACATCGAAGCCTATCTGTATAAAGTCATCCGGAACAATTGCCTGATGTATCGCCGGAATCAGCAAATAGGACAGGCCGTATACGAACAGATCAAACTCAAAGAGCGCAGCGCAATGGATTACTATACCCGAGCTATCGAGAGTTGCGACCCGGACATCCTGTTCCGGAACGAAATTCTCGAAATATGCCGGGCCCAACTCGAACAAATGCCGGAACTGACGCAGCAGATATTCAAGGCCCGGCGGCTGGAGGGAAAGAGTTACAAGGAGATTGCCGAACAATTTGGCATTCCGCAGAAAAAGGTCGACAAACAACTTCAACAGGCAGTTACCAAGTTGCGTCGCGCATTGAAAGACTTTTTCTCGATTATCTTTATCTAA
- a CDS encoding site-specific integrase, translating to MQRSTFKVLFYVKRQSEKHGQVPVMGRITINGTMSQFSCKLTVRSTLWDAKANKASGKSLESQRLNEKLENIKTNIGKQYQRLCDRDSYVTAEKVRNAVLGMGDDCRLLLQTFDEYLAGFLKRVGKDRAYSSYDNYRKRRNRLASFLEYEYRVKDIPFKELKRDFIEKFVVYLSSVQGMRSGTIHSTIKKLKLMTYTAYKNGWIAVDPFAGFYVKAEYAERRYLSASELQAVMDVRLPNYRTGINRDAFVFCAFTGLSHADVVKLTHADIHTDDNGERWIIDRRQKTGTQFRVKLLPVAEMLYERYKDMHLSGDRVFPLKGTYNTLNMSLRHVARHAGLSFNPTIHLARHTFATTVTLTQGVPLETVSKMLGHKRITTTQIYAKITNDKIGQDMAALSEKLSSVFKVAR from the coding sequence ATGCAACGCAGCACTTTCAAAGTCCTTTTCTACGTGAAAAGGCAGTCGGAAAAACATGGTCAGGTTCCCGTCATGGGCCGTATCACGATTAATGGTACGATGTCGCAGTTCAGCTGCAAACTCACCGTTCGCTCCACCCTTTGGGATGCCAAGGCGAACAAGGCTTCCGGTAAGAGCCTCGAATCGCAGCGTCTCAATGAAAAACTGGAAAATATCAAAACCAATATCGGCAAGCAGTACCAACGCCTCTGCGACCGTGATTCGTATGTTACGGCCGAAAAGGTCCGCAACGCCGTCCTCGGTATGGGCGACGACTGCCGCCTGCTGTTGCAGACCTTCGACGAATACCTTGCAGGGTTCCTCAAACGTGTGGGCAAAGACCGCGCCTATTCGAGCTATGACAATTACCGCAAACGCCGTAACCGGCTTGCCTCTTTCCTCGAATACGAATACCGTGTAAAAGATATTCCTTTCAAAGAGCTGAAGCGGGATTTCATCGAAAAGTTTGTGGTCTACCTCTCCTCGGTACAAGGGATGCGTTCCGGGACGATCCATTCGACTATCAAGAAACTGAAGCTGATGACCTACACGGCGTATAAGAACGGCTGGATTGCCGTCGATCCTTTCGCCGGGTTCTATGTCAAAGCGGAATACGCTGAACGACGTTATCTATCCGCTTCGGAATTGCAGGCCGTGATGGATGTCAGGCTCCCCAACTACCGGACGGGCATTAACCGGGATGCCTTCGTTTTCTGCGCCTTTACGGGCCTGAGCCATGCAGACGTAGTAAAACTCACCCACGCGGACATCCATACGGACGATAACGGAGAGCGCTGGATTATCGACAGGCGCCAGAAAACAGGTACGCAGTTCCGGGTCAAACTTCTTCCCGTTGCCGAAATGCTCTACGAGCGTTATAAGGATATGCACCTCTCAGGCGACCGGGTCTTTCCGCTCAAAGGCACTTATAATACGCTGAACATGTCCTTGCGGCATGTTGCCAGACACGCCGGTCTGTCGTTCAACCCCACGATCCACCTCGCGCGGCATACCTTCGCCACGACGGTTACGCTCACGCAGGGCGTACCGCTGGAAACGGTCAGCAAGATGCTGGGGCATAAGCGGATCACCACGACCCAAATCTATGCTAAGATCACCAATGATAAAATCGGACAGGATATGGCGGCATTAAGCGAGAAACTCAGCAGCGTCTTCAAGGTCGCACGGTAA
- a CDS encoding RagB/SusD family nutrient uptake outer membrane protein — MRISHLFILLAASAMLTACDFLDEYNPNSVTVGNYHTSEEDIVASLNGVYTSLTQSYVADNYHYFTDVRANATVVTNSGANSGIPYQFYNYTLTEENVYVYNRYSQLYKIISRANTLFAHLGDVSYATPSARDTYEAEARFLRALSYYWLVTEWGDVPLVLKVLESTEEVRANNYRRPKAEIYQAIFDDLKYVTESPLLDVQPASACGKVSKAAAWALWGKALLQQACDEDFIGSKSELLGQAIGKLTAAWDLRKFGELSSVSYSSVWDLSTQKSCAENIFQVNYIQGNADLGSVWNYMYGPEGAGVTSQRKGEMQNVTIQAVYDSFEPGDVRRSFLRATNKAGQTYYHTMKYADLECGANGYGGNNWIVLRYADVALMLAEAYYWSKEETLAKTWLNKVRERAGLGDWSGSDLRQGIYDERLHEFMQEGLRWQDLLRMYDRMEMLEHFSAINSNFSLKDLLLPIPYNERILNPEGLYQNPGYGSN; from the coding sequence ATGAGAATCAGTCATCTGTTTATTCTTCTTGCAGCGTCGGCTATGCTGACTGCGTGCGATTTTCTCGACGAATATAATCCCAATTCAGTGACAGTCGGCAATTACCATACTTCCGAAGAGGACATTGTCGCATCGCTTAACGGCGTCTACACCTCGCTGACGCAAAGTTATGTTGCCGATAACTATCACTATTTTACCGATGTGCGCGCCAATGCGACCGTCGTAACCAACAGCGGCGCCAACAGCGGCATTCCCTATCAGTTCTACAATTATACGCTTACCGAGGAGAATGTCTATGTTTACAACCGTTATTCGCAGTTGTACAAGATCATTTCGCGCGCCAATACGCTCTTCGCCCATCTGGGGGATGTCAGTTATGCTACTCCTTCGGCCCGCGATACGTATGAAGCCGAAGCCCGGTTCCTGCGCGCTTTGTCTTACTACTGGCTGGTAACCGAGTGGGGTGACGTGCCATTGGTGCTCAAGGTTCTGGAGAGTACGGAAGAGGTTCGGGCCAACAATTACCGCCGCCCGAAGGCCGAAATCTACCAGGCCATTTTCGACGACCTGAAATATGTGACCGAAAGCCCCCTGCTTGATGTGCAACCTGCCTCGGCATGCGGCAAGGTCAGTAAGGCTGCCGCATGGGCACTTTGGGGCAAAGCCTTGTTGCAGCAGGCTTGCGATGAAGATTTCATCGGCTCGAAATCCGAATTGCTCGGACAGGCGATCGGGAAACTGACTGCTGCCTGGGATCTGCGCAAGTTCGGCGAACTCTCGTCGGTTTCCTATTCCTCCGTCTGGGACCTCTCTACGCAGAAGTCGTGTGCGGAAAATATTTTCCAGGTCAACTATATTCAGGGGAACGCCGACCTGGGATCGGTGTGGAATTATATGTACGGTCCTGAGGGAGCGGGCGTCACCTCGCAGAGAAAAGGCGAGATGCAGAACGTCACGATACAGGCTGTCTATGATTCATTCGAGCCGGGCGATGTCCGCCGCTCTTTCCTGCGGGCAACGAACAAGGCGGGGCAGACTTACTATCACACCATGAAGTATGCCGATCTGGAATGCGGCGCCAACGGGTATGGAGGCAACAACTGGATTGTGCTGCGTTATGCCGATGTGGCGCTGATGCTGGCTGAAGCCTATTATTGGTCGAAAGAGGAAACATTGGCGAAAACCTGGCTGAACAAGGTGCGTGAGCGTGCCGGGCTGGGCGATTGGTCGGGGAGCGACCTGCGTCAGGGCATCTACGATGAACGCCTGCACGAATTCATGCAGGAGGGGCTCCGCTGGCAGGATTTGCTGCGTATGTACGATCGTATGGAGATGCTGGAGCACTTCAGCGCGATCAATTCCAATTTTTCGTTGAAAGACTTGTTACTGCCTATTCCCTACAACGAACGGATTCTCAATCCCGAAGGCCTTTATCAGAATCCGGGATACGGAAGCAATTAA
- a CDS encoding IS3 family transposase, translating to MSLSFLCGLFGYTRQAYYKHLRRNREGSLSDTLLLERVGYYRKLMPRLGGRKLWHLLQQDGFPVSRDRLFTLLSENNLLVKRRKKYSVTTCSRHWMRKYPNLIRGFDLERPHRLWVGDITYISLKEGFAYLALITDAYSKRIVGYDLNTTLERDGALRALRMAIDQTPQQKRQGLIHHSDRGCQYCSKEYVKLLTDNGIRISMTEKGDPYENAVAERVNGILKSEWIDEECFESFQAAKERIDQIVILYNSLRPHASCDWLTPLEAELRTGKLKHHWGRKTVVRKAYVNLYQDNIF from the coding sequence ATGAGCCTGTCGTTTCTGTGCGGGTTGTTCGGCTATACCCGTCAGGCCTATTATAAACATTTACGGCGTAATAGGGAAGGATCCTTGTCCGACACCCTTCTTTTGGAGCGGGTGGGTTACTACCGGAAACTGATGCCCAGGCTCGGCGGTCGTAAACTGTGGCATTTGCTGCAACAAGACGGATTTCCGGTCAGCCGGGATCGGTTATTTACGCTGCTTTCGGAAAACAATCTTCTGGTCAAACGTCGGAAGAAATACAGCGTTACGACCTGCTCGCGGCACTGGATGCGTAAATATCCGAATCTGATCCGGGGTTTCGACCTCGAGCGGCCGCATCGTTTATGGGTCGGAGATATTACGTACATTTCTTTGAAAGAAGGATTTGCATATCTGGCTTTGATAACGGATGCCTATTCCAAACGGATCGTAGGCTATGATCTGAATACGACATTGGAACGGGACGGAGCGCTCCGTGCACTGAGGATGGCCATAGACCAGACTCCGCAGCAAAAACGGCAAGGGTTAATCCATCATTCGGACAGAGGATGCCAATATTGTTCGAAAGAATATGTGAAATTGCTGACCGATAATGGGATTCGCATCAGCATGACTGAAAAGGGCGATCCGTATGAGAATGCCGTTGCCGAACGGGTGAACGGTATTCTGAAGAGCGAATGGATCGACGAGGAATGTTTTGAAAGTTTTCAGGCAGCAAAAGAACGCATCGACCAGATCGTTATCCTTTACAATTCACTCAGACCTCATGCCAGCTGCGATTGGCTTACGCCCTTGGAAGCGGAACTTAGAACCGGGAAACTCAAACATCATTGGGGCCGAAAGACGGTTGTTCGGAAGGCATATGTAAACTTATATCAGGACAATATTTTTTGA
- a CDS encoding PKD domain-containing protein: MKRIISLLCVACLVLITACSDDKEVGPIFDSVLTPDFTFDDGAEIIAGVDAVQFTDNSTAKGTEISGYFWHFGFAGLGNWSEEAAPDPVMYKEAGEYVVTLTVYGADGNSSSTKRTIVVKAANLAPSASFTYTPETVVVDTEVTFTDTSVDSDGEIVARRWTLPDNTTSTEASVKYTFTKGGTFDVTLQVTDDRGASSEVSKKIFVAGDEGIGSGSESDPWQIATADRWNEIAQSINGTQPGDYKAGDYYLVTNDIDFSGKNFIAWDSFSGQLTGNGNSLKGITATRTVAEADIDADAAIFGVIRINSGTVKDLKIEATLTSNGNRIGGMTGRNNGTLDGVYFVKGTLTGVKRVGGIAGENNSVIVNCAVLGGNISSSGENAGGITGGNTNAKAFVINCYSWMESIVSSGPNTGGIIGYGGSDSFAVNCYTTTATVVSGGMYGGAVGYVKKSNLQNIYGNSAVGVAVGRAKNTGSNVPSVWPTQTSRALSLGEMMSGSVSVPSNNTEYGSFVEALNAGVDIFNSATFSQKPEGVVLRRWKSSGTYPVLAD; this comes from the coding sequence ATGAAAAGAATCATATCGTTGCTATGCGTCGCATGTTTGGTTTTGATAACCGCATGTTCCGACGACAAAGAGGTGGGGCCGATTTTCGATTCGGTCCTTACCCCCGATTTCACGTTCGATGACGGCGCAGAGATTATCGCCGGCGTCGATGCCGTACAGTTTACCGACAATTCAACGGCCAAAGGCACGGAGATCAGCGGCTATTTCTGGCATTTCGGATTCGCCGGACTGGGAAACTGGTCGGAAGAGGCTGCTCCGGACCCTGTCATGTACAAGGAGGCCGGCGAATATGTCGTTACGCTGACGGTCTACGGCGCCGACGGCAACAGCAGCTCGACCAAACGGACCATTGTCGTCAAGGCCGCCAATCTGGCGCCCTCGGCATCCTTCACGTATACTCCGGAAACGGTGGTTGTGGATACCGAAGTAACCTTTACCGACACATCGGTCGATTCCGATGGCGAGATCGTCGCCCGCCGGTGGACCCTTCCCGATAATACGACCTCTACCGAAGCTTCGGTCAAATATACCTTCACGAAGGGCGGCACGTTCGATGTGACGCTTCAGGTGACTGATGACCGGGGTGCAAGCAGCGAGGTTTCGAAGAAAATCTTCGTAGCAGGCGACGAGGGCATCGGCTCCGGCAGCGAGAGCGACCCGTGGCAGATTGCCACCGCCGACCGATGGAACGAGATCGCGCAGTCGATCAACGGCACCCAGCCGGGCGATTATAAAGCCGGGGACTACTATCTGGTGACGAACGATATCGATTTCAGCGGTAAGAACTTCATCGCATGGGACAGCTTCTCCGGTCAGCTCACCGGCAACGGCAACTCGCTGAAGGGCATTACGGCGACCCGCACGGTTGCGGAGGCCGACATCGACGCGGATGCTGCCATCTTCGGCGTCATCCGCATTAATTCGGGTACGGTCAAGGATCTCAAAATCGAAGCTACCCTCACCTCGAACGGCAACCGGATCGGCGGCATGACCGGGCGCAACAACGGAACGCTCGACGGCGTATACTTCGTGAAAGGCACGCTCACGGGTGTGAAGCGTGTCGGCGGCATTGCGGGCGAAAACAACTCGGTTATCGTCAACTGCGCAGTGTTGGGCGGCAACATCTCGTCATCGGGCGAGAATGCCGGCGGCATCACGGGCGGCAACACCAATGCAAAAGCCTTCGTCATCAACTGTTACAGCTGGATGGAGTCGATCGTTTCATCGGGGCCCAATACCGGCGGCATCATCGGTTACGGTGGCAGTGACTCGTTTGCCGTCAACTGCTATACGACAACGGCGACCGTTGTCTCCGGGGGCATGTACGGCGGAGCTGTCGGATACGTCAAGAAGAGCAACCTGCAGAACATCTACGGCAATTCAGCGGTCGGCGTCGCTGTGGGAAGAGCGAAAAACACCGGCAGCAATGTTCCTTCGGTATGGCCGACGCAGACTTCCAGAGCCCTCTCGCTCGGAGAGATGATGTCGGGCAGCGTGAGCGTACCCTCGAATAACACGGAGTACGGCAGCTTCGTCGAGGCGTTGAATGCCGGCGTGGATATTTTCAACAGTGCGACGTTCAGCCAGAAACCCGAAGGCGTGGTACTCCGCCGTTGGAAGAGTTCGGGCACCTACCCGGTTCTGGCGGACTAA
- a CDS encoding TonB-dependent receptor: MEKVRMEQVMNEIERQTKYLFGSAENVDVKRIVTVQVVNRPLQEALDAMLRGTNVSYTVQGSNIVLKNGRSEAEAKKPAVISGVVRDAAGNPVVGAAVVVKGTTIGISTDSEGRFSLQVPPPASQAVLEINYLGYAPADVRVGSATRFDITLKEDSQQISDVLVVGYTPMRKSDFTGSIASVKASELTTTTPTMAQALAGKVAGVEVRQADGAPGEGVQIRVRGVNSLSAGSDPLYVVDGYPASEDVYINPGDIESIDILKDAASAAIYGSRGASGVVLITTKRGKEGERAKISYDFSYGIQQLERKVDLLDANQFRDLYIASRNDSYRRKATAAGIAWSPNDDNTIRSAKGFSLADVGIHPMFYDFTTRTPVEQQYNTDWQDEVFGNAGMMRHNISVTGGSKAIRYMASVGYMDQDGIIAPSNHNRINARLNLDAQITKHFSASLSYSMYDVKNKVVQAEGRMINDGVIQSMLMYLPNLPAYEENGDYARSAMIRMVTDWGINFPENPLVIANELDISEKTSRHNLNFNLVYEPLPDLKISARLGQQWYNYRYFYYRPMSIGRNSTPAYGPELASYNIARSSSTYDIDRLGEFTASYKKQLGRHHVDALIGYTLQRKTYDRLGVQATGFADDRIHEVTAHGPKDSDVSLYETRKAAWSMMSYLARLNYSFDDRYTVTGTFRTDGSSRFGVNNRWGYFPSVSAGWTISNEPFLKDALENIATVRIRASWGKSGNNDIGNYSSIAGISTGSYAFGTTAVSTSRLGGFADSELGWETTTQTNIGLDLGFFNSRLNVIANYYNSISTDILYNAPISAISGFTSSTTNMTDAKIRNRGFDLQVDARLLTGKVKWNVSTNISINRNKVVSLGGLDDILSTSERSVQSHITKEGYPIGSFYGYKAVGIMSELDYKNALKDREVYLANGSKFPAGYTLQGPAVPSYALDDLSYGNTIWKDVSGDGVIDTNDKTILGNAYPDFTGGFSTSLSWKGFDLGASFTYSYGGEVINFQDYYLFNVEGSSNQYAIAADRYVSDTNPGRNNVPIATRISVTNQSLKLSSYYVEDASYFRCSNITLGYTLPKRLLRKIGVESCRVYVSGDNLFTITDYRGYNPEVSYKSSNLMPGFDWGCYPLSRIYSVGLNLTF, encoded by the coding sequence ATGGAAAAGGTTCGTATGGAGCAGGTTATGAATGAGATTGAGCGTCAGACGAAATATCTTTTCGGAAGCGCCGAGAACGTGGATGTGAAACGCATTGTTACGGTACAGGTCGTGAATCGTCCGCTGCAGGAGGCGCTTGACGCCATGCTCCGGGGAACAAATGTATCCTATACGGTCCAGGGCTCGAACATTGTACTGAAGAACGGACGCTCTGAAGCCGAGGCGAAGAAGCCTGCTGTGATTTCCGGTGTCGTACGCGATGCGGCCGGCAACCCGGTTGTCGGAGCAGCCGTAGTCGTGAAAGGTACGACGATTGGGATCAGCACGGACTCAGAGGGCCGGTTTTCGCTCCAGGTACCCCCCCCCGCTTCGCAGGCCGTTCTGGAAATCAACTATTTGGGGTATGCCCCGGCGGATGTTCGGGTCGGCAGCGCCACTCGCTTCGACATTACGCTCAAAGAGGATAGCCAACAAATCTCGGATGTGCTCGTTGTCGGCTATACGCCCATGCGCAAAAGCGACTTTACGGGCTCGATAGCGAGTGTCAAAGCCAGCGAACTGACGACAACGACGCCCACCATGGCGCAGGCGCTTGCCGGCAAGGTCGCCGGCGTGGAGGTCCGGCAGGCCGACGGCGCGCCGGGTGAGGGCGTGCAGATACGTGTGCGGGGTGTCAACTCGCTCTCGGCTGGCAGCGATCCGCTGTATGTTGTCGACGGTTATCCTGCCTCGGAGGATGTTTACATCAATCCGGGCGATATCGAGAGCATCGACATTCTGAAAGATGCCGCCTCGGCTGCAATCTACGGTTCGCGCGGCGCTTCGGGCGTCGTGCTGATTACAACCAAACGCGGCAAAGAGGGCGAGCGCGCCAAGATCAGCTATGATTTCTCTTATGGTATTCAGCAGCTCGAACGTAAGGTCGATCTGTTGGATGCGAACCAATTCCGGGACCTGTACATTGCTTCGCGCAACGATTCCTATCGCCGGAAAGCGACGGCCGCCGGCATTGCGTGGAGTCCCAACGACGACAATACGATTCGTTCGGCCAAGGGATTTTCGCTCGCCGATGTCGGTATCCACCCCATGTTCTACGATTTTACGACCCGGACGCCTGTCGAACAGCAGTACAATACCGACTGGCAGGACGAGGTGTTCGGCAACGCCGGAATGATGCGCCACAACATTTCGGTGACGGGAGGTTCCAAGGCTATTCGCTACATGGCCAGCGTCGGCTACATGGATCAGGATGGTATTATCGCCCCCTCGAATCACAATCGCATTAATGCCCGTCTGAATCTCGATGCACAGATCACCAAGCACTTTTCGGCCAGCCTGAGCTATTCGATGTACGACGTCAAAAACAAAGTGGTACAGGCGGAAGGGCGTATGATCAATGACGGTGTTATTCAAAGTATGCTCATGTATCTGCCCAACCTGCCGGCCTATGAGGAGAACGGCGATTACGCTCGTAGCGCCATGATCCGGATGGTGACGGACTGGGGCATCAATTTCCCCGAAAATCCGCTCGTCATCGCCAACGAACTGGATATTTCGGAGAAGACTTCGCGCCACAACCTGAACTTCAACCTGGTCTATGAACCATTGCCCGATCTGAAGATCTCGGCGCGACTGGGACAGCAGTGGTACAACTACCGCTATTTCTACTACCGGCCGATGAGCATAGGCCGAAACAGCACGCCCGCCTATGGGCCCGAACTGGCCTCCTACAATATCGCCCGCTCGAGTTCGACCTACGATATCGACCGGCTCGGGGAGTTCACGGCAAGCTACAAGAAACAGCTCGGACGCCATCACGTCGATGCGCTCATCGGCTATACGCTTCAGCGCAAGACCTACGACCGACTCGGTGTCCAGGCTACGGGATTCGCCGACGACCGCATCCACGAGGTGACAGCCCACGGCCCGAAAGATTCGGACGTATCGCTTTATGAAACCCGCAAAGCGGCTTGGTCGATGATGTCCTATCTGGCGCGTCTGAACTATTCGTTCGACGACCGTTACACCGTGACCGGAACGTTCCGCACCGACGGTTCGTCGCGTTTCGGCGTCAATAACCGCTGGGGATATTTCCCGTCGGTATCGGCAGGCTGGACGATCTCGAACGAACCGTTTCTGAAAGATGCGCTCGAAAACATTGCTACGGTCCGTATCCGTGCCAGCTGGGGTAAGAGCGGCAACAACGACATCGGCAATTATTCCAGCATTGCAGGTATCTCGACCGGAAGTTATGCTTTCGGCACGACGGCCGTATCCACTTCCCGTCTCGGCGGGTTTGCCGATTCGGAACTCGGATGGGAAACGACGACGCAGACCAACATAGGTCTGGACCTGGGATTTTTCAACAGCCGGTTGAATGTGATTGCCAACTATTACAACTCCATCTCGACCGACATCCTCTATAACGCACCGATCTCCGCGATTTCCGGGTTCACCTCTTCAACGACCAACATGACCGATGCGAAGATCCGCAACCGTGGTTTCGACCTGCAGGTCGACGCCCGATTGCTGACCGGCAAGGTAAAGTGGAATGTCAGCACGAATATTTCGATCAACCGTAACAAAGTGGTTAGTTTGGGCGGACTGGACGACATTCTCTCCACATCGGAGCGTTCCGTGCAATCGCATATTACCAAAGAAGGCTATCCCATTGGGTCGTTCTACGGCTACAAGGCCGTCGGCATCATGTCGGAACTCGATTACAAGAACGCGCTGAAGGACCGGGAGGTTTATCTGGCCAACGGCAGCAAGTTCCCTGCCGGCTACACGCTGCAAGGGCCTGCCGTACCCAGCTATGCGCTCGACGATCTGTCCTACGGCAATACGATCTGGAAAGACGTGAGCGGCGACGGCGTCATCGACACGAACGACAAAACGATTTTGGGGAACGCTTATCCCGACTTTACGGGCGGCTTCTCGACCAGCCTCTCGTGGAAAGGCTTCGATCTGGGAGCGAGCTTCACTTACTCGTACGGCGGTGAGGTGATCAATTTCCAGGATTACTATCTGTTCAACGTGGAAGGATCGTCGAACCAGTATGCGATTGCCGCCGACCGTTATGTGTCGGATACGAATCCGGGGCGCAACAACGTACCCATCGCCACGCGGATCTCGGTGACGAACCAATCTCTCAAACTCTCTTCGTACTATGTGGAGGACGCCTCTTATTTCCGCTGCTCGAACATTACGTTAGGCTATACGTTGCCCAAACGTCTGCTCCGGAAGATCGGGGTCGAATCGTGCCGGGTATATGTCAGCGGCGACAACCTCTTCACTATTACCGACTACCGCGGTTACAACCCCGAGGTTTCGTACAAGAGCAGCAACCTGATGCCCGGATTCGACTGGGGTTGCTATCCGCTGTCGCGTATCTACTCGGTAGGTTTAAATTTAACGTTTTAA
- a CDS encoding FecR family protein, with protein MKEEITNAQLFRFCAGETTVKENDRIAAWLDENPEEHQQRLNDVHSMYLVSILCDESEAKLPTRRSAWATSFRRYAAGIAAALLVGFAGSYAFFAFRLNGWAQQQTVIEAPAGQHVRISLNDGSEVDLNSGSRLIYPSIFSGKERRVKLVGEARFDVSHNEKQPFIVETFAYDVRVLGTDFNVIADEAKGRFSTALFEGRVSVRNHRTSEQVVMEPNTVVRLENGYLYVDELENCDEYLWTEGILSFRNDSFDEVVEKLRKYYDVEIEIRCATLPKVAYGRLKIRISEGIEHALRVLQLASDFTYEYDHDRNRIIIQ; from the coding sequence ATGAAAGAAGAAATTACAAACGCCCAGTTGTTTCGGTTCTGTGCCGGAGAAACGACAGTCAAAGAGAATGATCGAATTGCCGCCTGGCTGGATGAGAATCCCGAAGAGCATCAGCAACGGCTGAACGACGTGCATTCGATGTACCTTGTAAGCATTTTATGCGACGAATCCGAAGCTAAGCTGCCGACACGACGCTCTGCATGGGCCACTTCTTTCCGTCGGTATGCTGCCGGCATTGCCGCCGCCTTGTTGGTCGGATTTGCAGGCAGCTATGCATTCTTTGCCTTCCGGCTGAACGGCTGGGCCCAACAGCAGACCGTCATCGAGGCTCCGGCGGGCCAGCATGTCCGGATTTCACTCAACGACGGTTCGGAGGTCGATCTGAATTCCGGAAGCCGGCTCATCTACCCTTCGATTTTCAGTGGCAAGGAACGCCGGGTCAAACTCGTCGGTGAAGCCCGGTTCGATGTCAGCCACAACGAAAAACAGCCTTTCATTGTGGAGACCTTCGCCTACGATGTCCGGGTGTTGGGAACCGATTTCAATGTGATTGCCGACGAGGCGAAAGGCCGGTTCTCGACGGCATTGTTCGAAGGCCGTGTGTCCGTCCGCAACCATCGGACCAGCGAGCAGGTCGTCATGGAACCCAATACGGTCGTCCGGCTCGAAAACGGCTACTTGTATGTGGACGAACTTGAGAATTGCGACGAGTATCTATGGACAGAGGGTATTCTGTCGTTCCGGAACGACTCGTTCGATGAGGTCGTTGAGAAACTCAGGAAATATTATGACGTCGAGATTGAAATCCGATGCGCTACGCTTCCGAAAGTGGCCTATGGACGCCTCAAAATCCGCATTTCAGAGGGAATCGAACATGCTTTACGCGTGTTGCAGCTCGCCTCTGATTTTACCTACGAATACGATCACGACCGGAACAGAATTATCATCCAGTGA